The following coding sequences lie in one Enterococcus sp. 9E7_DIV0242 genomic window:
- a CDS encoding ISL3 family transposase, producing the protein MDKNTRLLLGLTDKHLSFGEDWLEYSHSKGVKAQVIKATLTYIPTHCRNCGIKNQGQIIKNGYHRTYTQLPVFNGRLTLLELKRSRFRCHECHATFHAQTELVEEHHHLSKQLCLQIMLDLKKNVSRKEIAQKHFVSDVTVLRLMEELATSYSPNWRFLPKILCIDEFKSMKSCEGAMSFICVNGETNKILEVLEDRRLTHLTRHFMRYTKEARENVKYLVMDMNASYDQLLKSVFPNAQLVTDRFHIVQQMNRALNQLRIKTMNAFRHSSPLEQKQYRRLKRYWKLLLKDSSELDSQHRPYHSLFKRPLTQTDIVDELLSYDSTLRIAYDTVQFLKYAFTHRDAKRFFEELDTLDPRLPFWFKKKLRFFKKHRQGITNAFSFSFSNGITEGLNNKIKVIKRVAYGYRNFYHFRSRIYIVQGLVFSQD; encoded by the coding sequence ATGGATAAGAATACCAGATTATTGCTTGGACTAACAGATAAACATCTCTCCTTTGGAGAGGATTGGCTTGAATACAGTCATTCAAAAGGTGTTAAGGCTCAGGTCATCAAAGCAACACTTACGTATATACCTACACATTGTAGAAACTGTGGCATTAAAAATCAAGGACAGATCATCAAAAACGGTTACCATCGGACATATACTCAATTACCTGTTTTTAATGGTCGCTTGACATTATTGGAGCTGAAACGTTCACGCTTTCGTTGTCATGAGTGTCACGCTACTTTTCATGCTCAAACAGAGTTAGTTGAAGAGCATCATCATTTATCGAAGCAGCTCTGTCTCCAAATCATGCTTGATTTAAAGAAAAATGTTTCTAGGAAAGAGATTGCCCAAAAACATTTCGTTTCAGACGTGACGGTTCTTCGCTTAATGGAAGAGCTAGCTACTTCTTATTCTCCAAACTGGCGATTTCTTCCAAAAATTTTATGTATTGATGAATTCAAATCAATGAAATCTTGTGAAGGAGCCATGAGTTTTATTTGTGTTAATGGAGAAACCAACAAGATTCTTGAAGTCCTTGAAGACCGACGGTTAACACACTTAACCCGACACTTTATGCGTTACACAAAAGAAGCTCGAGAAAACGTAAAGTACCTGGTCATGGACATGAATGCGAGCTATGATCAATTACTCAAGTCTGTGTTTCCAAATGCCCAACTCGTCACTGACCGATTCCACATTGTCCAACAGATGAATCGAGCGTTAAATCAACTGCGGATAAAGACAATGAATGCCTTTCGGCATTCCTCACCGCTAGAACAGAAGCAATATCGTCGACTCAAACGGTATTGGAAGTTACTCTTAAAAGATTCCTCTGAGCTTGATAGTCAACATCGTCCCTATCATTCACTGTTCAAACGTCCATTAACTCAAACAGATATTGTCGATGAATTACTCAGCTATGATTCAACCTTGCGCATTGCTTACGATACTGTTCAGTTTCTCAAATATGCCTTTACTCATCGAGACGCCAAGCGTTTCTTTGAAGAACTTGATACACTAGATCCCCGACTGCCTTTCTGGTTCAAAAAGAAATTGAGATTCTTCAAGAAGCACAGACAAGGAATTACCAATGCTTTCAGTTTTTCTTTTTCTAATGGCATTACAGAAGGGTTGAACAACAAGATTAAGGTAATCAAACGAGTGGCTTATGGCTACCGCAATTTCTATCATTTTCGTTCACGTATTTACATTGTTCAAGGTCTTGTTTTTTCTCAAGATTAA
- a CDS encoding winged helix-turn-helix transcriptional regulator: MEQVKTTNFSLCPKFEKAFSILGKKWNGLIIDVLLEDGPQRFGELKNKIPMLSDRLLVERLRELEREQIVARAARCEDSARLEYFLTDKGQDLKLAMNQLQVWAEKWVTEEECG, from the coding sequence ATGGAACAAGTAAAAACAACCAACTTTTCTTTGTGTCCCAAGTTTGAAAAAGCATTCAGCATTCTAGGTAAGAAATGGAACGGCTTGATCATTGATGTGTTGCTGGAAGATGGACCTCAGCGTTTTGGTGAACTGAAGAACAAGATTCCAATGTTAAGTGACCGCTTGCTTGTTGAACGGTTGCGCGAATTGGAACGAGAGCAAATCGTTGCGAGAGCTGCACGTTGTGAGGATTCAGCTAGGTTAGAATATTTTCTGACAGATAAAGGTCAGGATTTGAAGCTGGCAATGAATCAGCTGCAGGTTTGGGCAGAAAAATGGGTGACCGAGGAAGAATGCGGTTGA
- the addA gene encoding helicase-exonuclease AddAB subunit AddA, whose amino-acid sequence MSKNIPLRPPHELFTDNQWQAIFDEGQNILVSASAGSGKTTVLVRRVIEKIKSGTDIDRLLVVTYTEAAAREMKERIQAELQKALTQETDPQQKQHFVRQLSLLPTASISTLHSFCLSVIRRFYYLIDMDPVFRLLTDETEMLLLKEDVWDDLRERLYEQEEESFYQLTSNFSNDRTDDGLTNLVFSLYEFAKANPDPEEWLIDLPKSYQIDGDIGESSLYQDTLKPPAIESLQMTIDRYEKMLELSVGQEKMEKVAALAQKELDWTKQFCQRLSDNELEAAYQLTEVLGFDRFPTVRVPELKEVMEQIKALREQNKKTLKEITASLFTLAPKKMKEIMDQAAVVVRNMAEVGKQFMTDYGNEKLRKGLVDFNDLEHFTLAILSNREGSEWLPTEASTYFRSKFDEVLVDEYQDINRLQESILFWLRRPENNEGNLFMVGDVKQSIYSFRLADPSLFIEKYTRYGQQEDGKRIVLAENFRSRSNVLDFTNLVFEQLMDERVGQIPYDKDAQLVNGFHQFLEADDYTTEVLIYEKKKSQEVEDGFLLDPELQIEDKTEGELHMTALKIRELIDRGYLIYDKKLKESRPVRYQDIVLLTPTKKNNLTILDIFKRFDIPLQVNDAQNYFQATEIRTMISLLQLIDNPYQDIPLAAVLRSPMVGLKETELVNVRLAKKEGLYYEAFLAFNKQTKPSNNVQKTIDKTRAFADQLELWRELARRVSLSELIWKIYQDTAYLDYVGGMPAGQQRQANLYALVDRAANYEKTSFRGLFQFIRFIEKMQEKDKDLAEPVILEDENAVRVMTIHASKGLEFPVVFLLDMTKEFNLSDLKERCIFDDRLGAGIRFLEEETRILYDTLPYLALKQIKMNKLLSEEMRKLYVGLTRAEQKLILIGSYNDREAAWKEWGKAKDVETLVLPQESRLQGKSSLMNWIGMTLIRHNDAEKFNDFYQASKVTELQNHPGRFTISFMDDQQMETGFSMLQQSADIETAPVQSSEKEDQVLLTRGLKRLNFDYPYQLAAQTTNYQSVSEIKRIFEDPDDRSIGKLEIGDSQARSTQGIVHRMASQELSRPSFLQEVQQPAAVEIGTATHHLLQLIDLSKEPTLESLQALLDELVSQKLIAEKTGSRIDLTKILDFFQSELGRMLLAHPDRVRREQPFSMLLDAEEIIKDYPEKSDDELLIHGIIDGYIELDEECILFDYKTDYIRNVNDPSELEKIVKRYRGQLKLYKQALSLTIDKPVTHVYMVLLLAEIIIDMVTGEMIPIKK is encoded by the coding sequence ATGAGTAAAAATATTCCATTGAGACCGCCCCATGAGTTATTTACCGATAACCAGTGGCAGGCAATTTTTGATGAGGGGCAGAATATACTGGTCTCTGCTTCAGCCGGTTCCGGAAAAACGACGGTTTTGGTTCGTCGAGTGATTGAGAAAATCAAGAGTGGTACGGATATTGATCGCTTGCTTGTTGTAACCTATACAGAAGCTGCGGCCAGAGAGATGAAGGAACGGATTCAAGCAGAGCTGCAAAAGGCGCTGACGCAAGAAACAGACCCACAACAGAAGCAGCATTTTGTTCGTCAGCTTTCGTTACTGCCAACTGCCAGTATCAGTACGCTGCACTCCTTTTGTCTCTCAGTAATTCGCCGTTTTTACTATCTGATTGATATGGACCCGGTGTTTCGTCTTTTGACAGATGAGACAGAGATGCTGTTGCTAAAAGAGGATGTCTGGGATGATTTAAGAGAACGACTTTATGAGCAGGAAGAAGAATCCTTTTATCAATTGACAAGTAACTTCTCCAATGATCGGACAGATGATGGGCTGACGAATCTGGTGTTCTCGTTATATGAGTTTGCCAAAGCTAATCCCGATCCGGAAGAATGGTTGATCGATCTGCCTAAATCCTATCAAATCGATGGAGACATCGGAGAGTCGTCTTTGTATCAGGATACTTTGAAGCCTCCGGCAATTGAAAGCTTACAAATGACCATTGACAGATATGAAAAGATGTTAGAGCTTTCTGTCGGTCAGGAAAAAATGGAGAAAGTTGCTGCGTTAGCCCAAAAAGAGCTGGATTGGACGAAGCAATTTTGCCAACGATTATCCGATAATGAATTAGAAGCAGCATACCAGCTGACAGAAGTGCTGGGCTTTGATCGTTTTCCGACAGTCAGGGTTCCTGAGCTGAAAGAAGTTATGGAACAAATCAAGGCTCTTCGTGAACAGAATAAAAAAACGTTAAAAGAAATCACCGCATCGCTTTTTACTCTGGCTCCTAAAAAAATGAAAGAAATCATGGATCAAGCAGCGGTTGTCGTTCGGAATATGGCCGAGGTCGGCAAGCAGTTTATGACTGATTACGGAAATGAAAAACTGCGCAAAGGGTTGGTGGACTTTAACGATTTAGAACACTTTACCTTAGCGATTCTTTCTAACCGAGAAGGTAGTGAGTGGCTTCCGACAGAGGCATCAACTTATTTCCGTAGTAAATTTGATGAAGTGCTTGTAGATGAATACCAAGATATCAACCGTTTGCAGGAAAGTATTCTTTTCTGGTTGCGTCGTCCGGAAAACAATGAGGGCAACCTTTTTATGGTGGGTGATGTCAAGCAGTCGATTTACTCATTCCGTCTAGCGGACCCAAGTCTTTTCATTGAGAAATATACGCGTTACGGACAGCAAGAAGATGGGAAACGCATCGTTTTAGCAGAAAATTTCCGTTCTCGTTCCAACGTCCTTGATTTCACCAATTTGGTTTTCGAGCAGTTGATGGATGAACGAGTTGGGCAGATTCCTTATGATAAAGATGCACAGCTTGTCAACGGCTTTCATCAGTTTTTAGAAGCAGATGACTATACGACAGAAGTGCTGATTTATGAAAAGAAAAAGAGTCAAGAAGTAGAAGACGGCTTTTTGTTAGATCCAGAGCTGCAAATCGAGGATAAAACCGAAGGCGAACTGCATATGACCGCGCTGAAAATACGTGAACTGATTGACCGAGGCTACCTAATTTACGATAAAAAGCTAAAGGAAAGTCGTCCGGTACGTTACCAAGATATTGTTCTGTTGACACCTACAAAGAAAAATAATTTGACCATTCTAGATATTTTCAAACGCTTTGATATTCCGTTACAAGTCAATGATGCTCAGAACTATTTCCAAGCAACTGAAATTCGCACGATGATTTCGTTGCTTCAACTCATTGACAATCCTTATCAGGATATTCCGTTGGCTGCTGTTTTACGCTCACCAATGGTTGGACTCAAAGAAACTGAACTTGTCAACGTTCGTCTTGCTAAAAAAGAAGGATTATATTATGAAGCTTTTCTAGCATTCAATAAGCAGACAAAACCGTCGAACAATGTCCAAAAAACAATAGATAAAACGCGAGCGTTTGCTGATCAATTAGAACTGTGGCGCGAGCTGGCTCGCAGAGTCAGTTTGTCTGAGTTGATTTGGAAAATCTATCAAGACACAGCATACCTTGATTATGTTGGAGGTATGCCGGCTGGACAACAAAGACAGGCCAACCTGTATGCGTTAGTCGATAGAGCCGCAAACTATGAGAAGACTAGCTTCCGAGGGCTGTTTCAGTTCATTCGTTTTATCGAAAAAATGCAGGAAAAAGATAAGGATTTAGCAGAGCCTGTGATTCTTGAGGATGAAAATGCCGTGAGGGTCATGACGATCCATGCCAGTAAAGGACTGGAGTTTCCAGTTGTTTTCCTATTGGATATGACCAAAGAATTTAATCTATCTGATTTGAAAGAACGATGTATTTTTGATGATCGTTTAGGTGCGGGAATTCGTTTTCTTGAAGAAGAGACGCGTATTTTGTATGATACATTACCTTATCTTGCATTAAAACAAATCAAGATGAATAAGCTTCTCTCAGAAGAAATGCGTAAACTGTATGTCGGGCTGACACGGGCAGAGCAAAAATTGATTTTGATTGGTTCTTATAATGACCGCGAAGCAGCTTGGAAGGAATGGGGCAAGGCAAAAGATGTGGAGACACTCGTACTGCCTCAGGAAAGTCGACTGCAAGGAAAAAGCAGCTTGATGAATTGGATCGGTATGACACTGATTCGACATAACGATGCAGAGAAATTCAATGATTTTTATCAAGCATCTAAGGTAACAGAATTACAGAACCATCCAGGTCGATTTACGATTTCCTTTATGGATGATCAACAAATGGAGACCGGCTTTTCTATGCTTCAGCAAAGTGCTGATATAGAAACAGCTCCAGTTCAATCATCTGAAAAAGAGGATCAGGTATTATTGACTAGAGGCTTGAAACGATTGAATTTTGATTATCCTTATCAGCTTGCAGCTCAAACAACGAATTATCAATCTGTTTCAGAGATCAAGCGCATTTTTGAAGATCCGGATGATCGTTCAATCGGTAAGTTAGAAATCGGAGATAGTCAGGCACGAAGTACTCAAGGCATCGTGCACCGTATGGCAAGTCAGGAATTGAGTAGACCAAGCTTCCTACAGGAAGTTCAGCAACCGGCAGCTGTAGAGATCGGTACAGCAACACACCATCTTTTACAGCTGATTGATTTATCAAAAGAACCTACCTTGGAAAGTCTACAGGCGCTCTTAGACGAACTGGTTTCTCAAAAGCTGATTGCTGAAAAAACTGGAAGTCGTATCGATTTGACTAAAATTTTAGATTTCTTTCAATCTGAGTTAGGACGAATGCTTTTGGCTCATCCTGATCGAGTGAGAAGAGAGCAGCCTTTTTCGATGCTGCTTGATGCAGAAGAAATCATTAAAGATTATCCCGAAAAGTCTGACGATGAACTGCTTATCCACGGAATCATAGATGGCTATATCGAGTTGGATGAAGAGTGTATTTTGTTCGATTATAAGACAGATTATATAAGAAATGTGAATGATCCATCTGAGCTTGAGAAAATCGTCAAACGTTATCGAGGTCAATTGAAGCTGTATAAGCAAGCGTTGTCCTTAACGATCGACAAACCAGTAACTCATGTTTATATGGTGTTACTGCTTGCAGAGATAATTATTGACATGGTAACTGGAGAAATGATTCCTATTAAGAAATAA
- a CDS encoding PD-(D/E)XK nuclease family protein: MSLQFIRGTGEKNLEKILVDKASEWLDADSNNEVFYLVPNNIKFEKEVLFLKEIKKKMTVTDNMMATMRLQVFSFQRLAWYFLQHTHYYQQDQLSEVGAAMIFRKILSENEERLTVFRGEINKSGFIQQLYALYQEMKEGNVELSDLAAIATDDQSPDDQDMARKLEDIQWLFAAFEGELQRHGINETEYLTVLSSYLKTKDLGNVLFVLSGYNRFNAKEQLLLQTLMEQGAEVKIALTLDHPYPDRKPEGVDLFFETGSTYFQLYQLARQSQVAVLNDHVEKSHPLIQSKEITQLGDFWLQTRKHFYKNGPSLAEAEDIQLWCAETPKEELASIAKEIRRLVVEEGYRYKDIQIATRDFDSYQPILKPIFKLHDIPIYIDQDMSMEQHPLVELIHSLFAIDNYHFRYRDVLRFLRTELFLPGAIYSDEMDWRAERDDWRRKIDITENIILAYGYEGSHWTREKDWTFIRYDFEEEKQDETTVLERESNEVRHAVRDILPALFSALKEAGNGEEAAAIFYRFLISSGVEEQMRMWRNQAIAAGELEEARNHEQTWDALMALLDEYVMIYKDEVFEFDSFQEIFSSGLEGLRYSKIPTAIDQVQIRPIDTLQSGQAKITFALGLTDQVFPKKVENKTLLSDEERSRMNDGLSEGKFFLQGVGQRMAQEPYTAYIMLLSASEKLYLTYPRMSDTAHDVKPSSYLSILRKNLKLSFIFKNSLSIADDEQTSLQHVGTYRTLIGDLTNLKRQRNETQQGLSGFWHMLERSLSNQPLAPLAAQIFESLNHKNIPESLGPELAEEVYGKHIYTSVSRVESFYRCQYQYFSRFGLRLRERDVFGLSSAATGEFFHEALDQLFKVLIKNNQQLSELTDAQLNEVAEEVLINVLGDQRFGILDSSHRMNFIRYQLRQTIKKVSWALKQQSERSGLSTVQTEVLFGQIAGKKGIRGLELPLQNNGQISVRGKIDRVDQLSIDGETYLGVIDYKSSHRKFNLTEAYYGLAMQMLTYLDVALMDAVDLVGQEAKAAGSLYLHVHNPILGFDGEEQQEKQLLKKFQFDGLLLNDPKILEHLDRSLEPKQSSLVFPIEESAKEIIKPGRRQDDKFVTIEEFDTLRRHNRNKFTEAGNKMISGEVNLDPAYQGKERIACKYCPFRSVCTFDVMLKENDYHRIESMGKQEIFDRMRNEEDEGESENE; the protein is encoded by the coding sequence ATGTCGCTACAATTTATTCGAGGAACTGGAGAAAAAAATCTGGAGAAAATATTGGTGGATAAAGCATCTGAATGGTTAGATGCCGATTCGAATAATGAAGTATTTTATCTGGTTCCCAATAATATCAAGTTTGAAAAGGAAGTTCTTTTCTTAAAAGAAATCAAGAAAAAAATGACTGTTACGGATAACATGATGGCAACGATGCGTTTACAGGTATTCAGTTTCCAGCGACTTGCATGGTATTTTTTACAGCATACACACTATTATCAGCAAGACCAGTTGTCTGAGGTAGGTGCGGCAATGATCTTCCGGAAGATTTTGAGTGAAAACGAGGAGAGATTAACTGTTTTTCGTGGAGAAATCAATAAATCCGGATTTATTCAGCAGCTTTATGCGTTATATCAGGAGATGAAGGAAGGCAATGTTGAGCTGTCAGATCTGGCAGCTATTGCTACTGACGATCAATCACCCGATGATCAAGATATGGCGCGAAAGCTGGAAGATATCCAATGGCTTTTTGCGGCATTTGAGGGGGAGCTTCAAAGACATGGAATCAATGAAACCGAGTATTTGACAGTCTTGAGCTCTTACTTGAAGACGAAAGATTTAGGCAATGTCCTATTTGTCTTGAGTGGCTATAATCGATTTAACGCAAAGGAACAGTTATTGCTTCAAACACTTATGGAACAAGGTGCTGAAGTAAAAATTGCGTTGACATTAGACCATCCTTATCCAGATAGGAAGCCTGAAGGAGTAGATTTGTTTTTTGAAACAGGAAGCACGTATTTTCAACTTTATCAGCTGGCAAGACAATCTCAAGTAGCTGTACTGAACGATCATGTTGAAAAGAGCCACCCGTTGATTCAATCAAAGGAAATCACACAGCTTGGCGATTTTTGGCTGCAAACACGGAAACACTTTTACAAGAACGGCCCCTCATTAGCAGAAGCAGAGGATATCCAATTATGGTGTGCTGAAACACCAAAAGAAGAGCTTGCTTCGATAGCGAAGGAAATTCGTCGACTGGTTGTGGAAGAAGGGTATCGTTATAAGGATATTCAAATTGCAACTAGAGATTTCGATAGCTACCAGCCTATTTTAAAACCAATCTTTAAGCTGCATGATATTCCTATTTATATCGATCAAGATATGTCTATGGAGCAACACCCATTAGTTGAATTGATCCATTCACTATTCGCAATCGACAATTATCATTTTCGGTACCGGGATGTCCTGCGCTTTTTGAGAACAGAGCTGTTCCTTCCAGGAGCGATTTATTCAGATGAAATGGATTGGCGCGCTGAACGGGATGATTGGCGACGGAAAATAGATATTACAGAAAATATCATTCTAGCGTATGGTTATGAAGGTAGTCACTGGACAAGAGAAAAGGATTGGACGTTTATTCGCTATGATTTCGAGGAAGAGAAACAGGATGAGACGACTGTATTAGAGCGAGAATCCAATGAGGTCAGACATGCCGTACGGGACATTCTCCCAGCGCTTTTTTCAGCGCTTAAAGAAGCTGGTAATGGAGAAGAAGCAGCGGCAATCTTTTACCGATTTTTGATTAGTAGTGGTGTCGAGGAACAGATGAGAATGTGGCGGAATCAGGCGATCGCTGCAGGTGAGCTGGAGGAAGCGCGAAACCACGAGCAGACTTGGGATGCATTGATGGCGTTACTAGATGAATATGTCATGATTTATAAAGATGAAGTATTTGAGTTTGACAGTTTTCAAGAAATTTTCTCTAGTGGATTAGAAGGATTGCGTTATAGTAAGATACCAACAGCGATCGACCAAGTCCAAATTCGTCCTATTGACACCCTACAGTCTGGGCAAGCCAAAATCACTTTTGCTCTAGGGCTGACAGATCAGGTCTTTCCAAAAAAAGTTGAGAATAAAACCTTGCTTTCGGATGAGGAAAGAAGTCGGATGAATGACGGATTATCAGAGGGAAAATTCTTTTTGCAAGGTGTGGGTCAGCGAATGGCACAAGAGCCGTATACAGCTTATATCATGTTATTATCCGCTTCTGAAAAGCTGTATTTGACCTATCCAAGGATGTCAGATACGGCACATGACGTCAAGCCATCTTCCTACTTATCGATACTACGGAAAAATTTAAAGCTATCGTTTATTTTTAAAAACAGTTTGAGTATTGCTGATGATGAACAGACTAGTTTGCAGCACGTAGGAACCTATCGCACCTTGATCGGGGATTTAACGAATCTGAAACGACAAAGAAACGAGACACAGCAAGGACTATCTGGTTTTTGGCACATGCTTGAGCGTTCTTTAAGCAATCAGCCGTTGGCTCCATTAGCAGCTCAGATTTTTGAAAGCTTAAATCATAAAAACATTCCTGAATCATTGGGACCAGAGTTGGCTGAAGAGGTCTATGGCAAGCATATTTACACCTCTGTCTCTCGTGTAGAGAGTTTTTACAGATGCCAGTACCAGTATTTTTCAAGGTTTGGCTTGCGGCTAAGAGAACGGGATGTATTTGGGCTTTCATCGGCGGCGACCGGGGAATTCTTCCATGAAGCGTTGGATCAGCTTTTCAAGGTATTGATAAAGAATAATCAGCAGCTTTCAGAATTGACAGATGCACAGCTGAACGAGGTAGCAGAAGAAGTGTTGATCAATGTGCTAGGTGATCAGCGATTTGGTATTCTTGATTCTTCACATCGTATGAATTTTATTCGGTATCAGCTGCGTCAAACCATTAAAAAGGTGAGCTGGGCATTGAAGCAACAAAGTGAACGGAGTGGACTTTCAACTGTTCAGACAGAGGTCTTGTTTGGCCAAATTGCTGGGAAAAAGGGCATTCGCGGCTTGGAGCTGCCGTTACAAAATAACGGACAGATCAGTGTTCGTGGGAAAATCGATCGGGTCGACCAGCTATCAATTGATGGTGAAACCTATCTGGGTGTCATTGACTATAAATCTAGTCATCGAAAATTCAATCTGACAGAAGCTTACTATGGATTAGCAATGCAAATGCTGACATATCTCGATGTCGCGTTGATGGATGCAGTCGACTTAGTCGGGCAAGAGGCCAAGGCAGCAGGTTCCTTGTACCTCCATGTTCATAATCCAATCTTGGGTTTTGATGGGGAGGAGCAACAAGAGAAGCAACTGCTAAAGAAATTTCAGTTTGATGGTTTACTGTTAAATGATCCGAAAATTTTAGAACACTTGGATCGCTCTTTAGAACCGAAGCAAAGCTCGCTCGTTTTCCCTATTGAGGAATCTGCGAAGGAAATCATCAAACCAGGAAGAAGACAAGACGATAAGTTCGTGACGATCGAAGAATTTGATACCTTGCGAAGACATAATCGGAATAAATTTACAGAAGCTGGTAATAAAATGATCAGTGGAGAAGTGAACCTTGATCCAGCCTATCAAGGAAAAGAGCGGATTGCCTGTAAGTATTGCCCCTTCCGTAGTGTCTGTACTTTTGATGTGATGCTAAAAGAAAACGACTACCATCGGATAGAATCGATGGGGAAACAAGAAATATTTGATCGAATGAGAAACGAAGAGGATGAGGGGGAGTCTGAGAATGAGTAA
- a CDS encoding ADP-ribosylglycohydrolase family protein has translation MENELIRVADDSKKMDLNRKNQIESVLYGFIVGDCLGVPVEFKKRGTFLVNEMIGYGTYNQPPGTWSDDTSLTFCLIENLVESGNISTLMDKFVRYRDEGYLTPFNEMFDIGITTVEAIERFKKGVPAEKCGGTGERENGNGALMRISPLVFILQKEESFQRRVEVVKSYSEITHAHPRSIVGSLIYIELLRNMSAGHSLKQSLPLVEQCFSEYLSETDDYIKELVHYSRIFQENFFEIPENQIRSSGYVIDSLEAAIWCLGTTSSYKEAVLVAVNLGEDTDTIGAITGSLAGLYYTYQAIPKEWLEVIANKEILDTRIQQLVKLCV, from the coding sequence ATGGAAAATGAGTTGATTAGAGTTGCAGATGATAGCAAGAAAATGGATCTGAATAGAAAAAATCAAATCGAATCTGTGCTGTATGGGTTTATCGTTGGTGATTGTTTAGGTGTTCCTGTCGAGTTTAAAAAAAGAGGGACGTTTTTGGTCAATGAAATGATTGGTTATGGCACGTATAATCAACCGCCGGGGACTTGGTCGGATGATACTTCGTTGACGTTTTGTCTGATTGAAAATTTGGTAGAGTCAGGCAATATAAGCACCTTAATGGATAAGTTTGTTCGTTACCGAGATGAAGGGTATCTAACACCTTTTAATGAAATGTTTGATATTGGTATCACAACAGTTGAAGCGATCGAACGCTTCAAAAAAGGCGTACCTGCCGAGAAATGCGGTGGAACAGGAGAACGTGAAAATGGCAATGGAGCATTGATGCGAATCTCTCCTCTTGTTTTTATTTTACAGAAAGAAGAATCGTTTCAAAGGAGGGTAGAGGTGGTGAAAAGTTATTCCGAAATCACTCATGCCCATCCTCGCTCAATCGTCGGTTCACTCATTTATATCGAATTGTTGAGAAATATGAGTGCCGGCCATTCATTGAAACAGTCATTGCCGCTTGTTGAGCAGTGTTTCTCAGAGTATCTTTCTGAGACGGATGACTATATAAAAGAACTGGTGCACTATTCACGTATCTTTCAAGAGAACTTTTTTGAGATACCAGAGAATCAGATTCGTTCTAGTGGATATGTAATTGATAGCTTAGAAGCAGCAATTTGGTGTCTGGGAACGACGAGTTCTTATAAAGAGGCTGTATTGGTCGCGGTGAATTTGGGCGAAGACACAGATACAATCGGTGCAATCACTGGAAGTCTTGCTGGTCTGTATTATACCTATCAGGCGATCCCTAAAGAATGGTTGGAAGTTATTGCGAACAAGGAAATTTTAGATACACGTATTCAGCAATTAGTGAAACTTTGTGTTTAA
- the lepB gene encoding signal peptidase I — MLLKSKEMLKTILFFVGLAAVLFLLRQFVFTPVVVKGHSMDPTLADGERVIAFKNTKIERFDIVTFPAPDEPNKNYIKRVIGLPGETIEYKNDVLYIDGKETDEPYLDEFKAALTDGGPLTYNFSLEEIGAQKVPEGEYFVLGDNRRNSKDGRMIGFVNEDKILGDVKFVLWPLDRFGTI; from the coding sequence ATACTATTGAAATCAAAAGAGATGTTAAAAACTATCCTATTTTTTGTCGGACTTGCCGCAGTCCTATTTTTACTTAGACAATTTGTGTTTACTCCGGTAGTCGTGAAGGGACATTCTATGGACCCGACATTGGCTGATGGAGAACGAGTAATCGCATTTAAAAATACGAAGATCGAACGTTTTGATATTGTGACTTTTCCAGCTCCGGATGAGCCAAACAAGAACTACATCAAACGGGTAATCGGCTTACCGGGTGAAACGATTGAGTATAAAAATGATGTATTGTATATTGACGGAAAAGAAACAGATGAACCCTATTTAGATGAGTTCAAAGCTGCGTTGACGGACGGCGGTCCGCTGACCTATAACTTTTCTTTAGAGGAAATAGGCGCTCAAAAAGTTCCAGAGGGTGAATACTTTGTTTTGGGAGATAACCGCAGAAATTCCAAAGACGGACGAATGATTGGGTTTGTCAACGAAGATAAAATCTTGGGTGATGTCAAATTTGTTTTATGGCCCTTAGATCGTTTTGGCACAATTTAA